In Brockia lithotrophica, one DNA window encodes the following:
- a CDS encoding peptidase M23B: MVFSGKRRRRAARLAGSALVFFLLWTSFLFPATVRADGPPSEPTAEVEVTADALNIREAPTTNARIVGVLYRGQKVTVDDLTPEGQTIDGVSTWYHVAGRGWISGAYTRVIRGWPVVEVTADVLNVRSGPGTGYAILGQLRRGERVEVVHLVRGSPYNWYRTVYRGKVAYIAAEYTRPASVWPLPVSYRTITSTWGTRIDPIDGQEKFHDGIDIAAPSGTPVYAFRAGTVAYAGWNGGYGLYVRIDHGDGVTSFYGHLSRVDVQVGQRVSLGQTLGLSGNTGRSTGPHLHFGTWVSGRSVDPLTLVSRP; encoded by the coding sequence GTGGTGTTTTCTGGAAAACGCAGGCGCAGAGCGGCACGCCTGGCAGGAAGCGCGCTGGTTTTTTTCCTGCTTTGGACGAGCTTTCTCTTCCCCGCCACGGTCCGAGCGGACGGGCCGCCGTCCGAGCCTACGGCAGAAGTCGAGGTCACGGCGGACGCCCTCAACATCCGCGAAGCGCCGACGACGAACGCGCGCATCGTCGGCGTCTTGTACCGCGGGCAAAAGGTCACGGTGGACGACCTCACGCCCGAGGGGCAAACGATCGACGGCGTAAGCACGTGGTACCACGTCGCGGGCCGGGGGTGGATTTCCGGCGCCTACACGCGCGTGATTCGCGGGTGGCCCGTCGTCGAGGTGACGGCGGACGTCCTCAACGTTCGAAGCGGTCCGGGAACCGGGTACGCCATTTTGGGCCAGCTGCGGCGGGGAGAACGCGTCGAAGTGGTTCACCTCGTCCGGGGTTCACCGTACAACTGGTACCGGACGGTGTATAGGGGCAAAGTGGCGTACATCGCTGCGGAGTACACGCGCCCGGCGTCCGTGTGGCCCCTTCCCGTATCGTATCGGACGATCACGAGTACGTGGGGAACGCGGATCGATCCTATTGACGGTCAAGAGAAGTTTCACGACGGGATCGACATCGCAGCCCCTTCGGGAACGCCCGTCTACGCGTTTCGCGCCGGCACGGTGGCGTATGCCGGGTGGAACGGGGGTTACGGACTTTACGTCCGCATCGACCACGGCGACGGCGTAACCTCCTTTTACGGGCACCTGAGCCGGGTGGACGTGCAGGTCGGCCAGCGCGTTTCCCTGGGTCAAACCCTCGGCCTTTCGGGGAACACGGGGAGGAGTACGGGTCCCCACCTTCACTTCGGCACGTGGGTGAGCGGACGGTCCGTGGATCCCCTCACGCTCGTGAGCCGGCCCTGA
- a CDS encoding DegV family protein, with product MGERIAWIIDSTSNIDPEFARANDVRIVYLSVVFGERAYRENLDIGEGEFLRRLREERALPTTTQPTIGEFVDLYTRLKASYDLGIAVHISSGLSGTWATSVKAAEMVGFPLYAVDSKMTVHPMVWILEEGMRLHRAGKPVEVVVRWMNEVASRLRALFVVDDISHLHRGGRLTRAEYIVGSLLRIKPILTFEDGRIVPFDKERTLARAKARVFAELDRALAGADFARVSVIHCDMAEEARRWEEELRGRYGDKIELVLRTFPPVIAAHVGPGTVGFGWYTLSAAERAGEIG from the coding sequence ATGGGCGAGCGCATCGCGTGGATCATCGACTCCACGTCGAACATCGACCCCGAATTTGCCCGCGCGAACGACGTACGCATCGTCTACTTGTCCGTCGTCTTCGGGGAAAGGGCCTATCGGGAAAACCTCGACATCGGCGAAGGCGAATTCCTTCGCCGCCTCCGCGAGGAGCGAGCCCTGCCGACGACGACCCAGCCGACGATCGGGGAGTTCGTGGACCTCTACACGCGCCTCAAAGCCTCCTACGACTTGGGAATCGCCGTCCACATTTCCTCGGGGCTCAGCGGCACCTGGGCGACCTCGGTAAAGGCAGCGGAGATGGTCGGTTTTCCTCTCTACGCCGTGGACTCCAAGATGACCGTCCATCCCATGGTCTGGATCCTCGAAGAGGGGATGCGCCTTCACCGCGCCGGAAAACCCGTGGAAGTCGTCGTCCGCTGGATGAACGAAGTGGCGTCGCGCCTGCGCGCCCTCTTCGTCGTAGACGACATCTCCCATCTGCACCGCGGCGGCCGCCTCACGCGTGCGGAGTACATCGTCGGGTCTCTCCTCCGGATCAAACCGATCCTCACCTTCGAGGACGGAAGGATCGTCCCGTTCGACAAGGAGCGAACGCTCGCCCGCGCGAAGGCACGGGTGTTTGCGGAACTCGACCGCGCCCTGGCGGGGGCCGATTTCGCACGCGTGAGCGTGATCCACTGCGACATGGCCGAAGAGGCGCGTCGCTGGGAAGAGGAACTGCGCGGGCGTTACGGGGACAAGATCGAACTCGTCCTCCGCACGTTTCCGCCGGTCATCGCCGCGCACGTAGGCCCGGGGACCGTGGGATTCGGGTGGTATACCTTGAGCGCCGCCGAACGGGCAGGTGAGATCGGTTGA
- a CDS encoding UDP-N-acetylglucosamine--N-acetylmuramyl-(pentapeptide) pyrophosphoryl-undecaprenol N-acetylglucosamine transferase — protein MNDQPPKRIVLTGGGTAGHVMVNVALIPHLRARGWEVHYVGSPAGIERDLIARIDPPVPYTAVKSGKLRRYLDYRNFIDPFRVLQGSVQAARVLGQLRPRAVFSKGGFVAVPVVWAAALRGIPVLLHESDLTPGLANRLSLPFAAEVFVTFPESAAFFPRKKKVVPVGPIVREELTRGDPARGRSICGFSSRRPTLLVMGGSLGAEPINRALRAALPLLGTFQILHLTGRGRIDPTTQVAGYCQQEFLYEELPDALAMADLVVSRAGSTAIFELFALRKPMLLVPLPRGKGRGDQVENARYFEDRGWARVLPEEDLTPERLAEEIRRLYREREAYVRRMEAAAESLGNGLETIVAHLEALAR, from the coding sequence TTGAACGACCAACCTCCCAAGCGCATCGTCCTCACCGGCGGCGGGACGGCCGGGCACGTGATGGTCAACGTAGCGTTGATCCCGCACCTCCGTGCCCGCGGCTGGGAGGTGCACTACGTGGGGTCGCCTGCAGGGATCGAACGCGACCTCATCGCCCGCATCGACCCTCCCGTACCCTACACCGCCGTAAAAAGCGGGAAACTTCGAAGATACCTGGACTACAGGAATTTTATCGATCCCTTCCGCGTCCTGCAAGGAAGCGTCCAGGCTGCGCGCGTCCTCGGGCAACTTCGCCCGCGCGCGGTCTTTTCCAAGGGAGGATTTGTTGCCGTCCCCGTGGTTTGGGCGGCGGCTCTACGGGGGATTCCCGTTCTCCTTCACGAGTCCGACCTCACTCCCGGCCTCGCAAACCGACTGTCCCTACCCTTCGCCGCGGAGGTCTTCGTCACCTTTCCCGAGAGCGCGGCGTTTTTCCCCCGGAAAAAGAAGGTGGTTCCCGTGGGCCCCATCGTGCGCGAAGAGCTCACACGAGGCGATCCCGCCCGCGGGAGGTCGATCTGCGGTTTCTCGTCCCGACGACCGACCCTCCTGGTCATGGGGGGGAGCCTGGGAGCGGAGCCGATCAACCGCGCGCTCCGCGCCGCGCTCCCCCTCCTCGGCACCTTTCAAATCCTCCACCTCACGGGCCGCGGACGAATCGATCCTACGACGCAGGTCGCGGGGTACTGCCAGCAGGAGTTCCTCTACGAAGAGCTTCCGGACGCCTTGGCCATGGCCGACCTCGTCGTCTCGCGGGCGGGGAGCACGGCGATCTTCGAACTCTTCGCCCTGCGAAAGCCGATGCTCCTCGTTCCGCTTCCGCGCGGAAAGGGACGCGGCGATCAGGTGGAAAACGCCCGCTACTTCGAAGACCGCGGGTGGGCGCGCGTGCTTCCCGAAGAAGACCTCACGCCGGAACGCCTCGCCGAAGAAATCCGTCGTCTCTACCGCGAACGCGAAGCGTACGTGCGCCGCATGGAAGCCGCGGCCGAGAGCCTGGGCAACGGCCTCGAGACGATCGTCGCGCACCTTGAAGCGCTTGCGCGCTGA
- a CDS encoding Glucosamine-6-phosphate deaminase gives MRLIRVKDYAAMSDEAFAIVYERMSTNPRLTLGLATGSTPVGLYERLVSAYRTGKLSFREARSFNLDEYVGLAPDHPQSYAYFMREHLFDHVDLPAGRWDIPSGIAPDLAEECARYEAAIEAAGGIDLQVLGIGPNGHIGFNEPGTSLDSRTHVVELTESTRRANARFFDRPEEVPTHAITMGLGTILRAREIILLASGESKAEAMARLFSLNDFDPELPASSLHRHPEVWVIADEAALSRVRV, from the coding sequence ATGCGCCTCATCCGCGTCAAGGACTACGCCGCGATGTCCGACGAAGCCTTTGCGATCGTGTACGAGCGCATGTCGACCAACCCGAGACTCACTTTGGGGCTGGCGACGGGGTCGACTCCCGTGGGTCTGTACGAGCGGCTTGTTTCTGCCTATCGGACGGGAAAGCTGAGCTTTCGCGAGGCCCGCAGCTTCAACCTCGACGAATACGTCGGCCTCGCTCCGGACCACCCTCAGAGCTACGCGTACTTCATGCGGGAGCACCTCTTCGACCACGTCGACTTGCCCGCGGGGCGGTGGGATATTCCGAGCGGAATCGCGCCGGACCTCGCTGAGGAGTGCGCGCGCTACGAGGCGGCCATCGAAGCCGCCGGAGGGATAGACCTGCAGGTTCTCGGCATCGGCCCGAACGGGCACATCGGGTTCAACGAGCCGGGAACCTCCTTGGACAGCCGTACGCACGTGGTCGAACTTACGGAAAGCACCCGCCGGGCAAACGCCCGCTTCTTCGACCGTCCGGAGGAGGTTCCCACACACGCCATCACCATGGGCCTTGGGACGATCCTCCGCGCCCGCGAGATCATCCTCCTGGCGAGCGGCGAGAGCAAAGCCGAGGCGATGGCCAGGCTCTTTTCGCTGAACGATTTCGACCCCGAGCTTCCCGCTTCTTCCCTCCACCGCCATCCCGAGGTGTGGGTAATCGCGGACGAAGCAGCGCTCTCGCGCGTACGCGTATAG
- a CDS encoding Phosphoenolpyruvate carboxylase — protein MNTEALDVRQQLLLEDVARLRARLEEVLAFHGGEELVRAFREIRALTTELRNAPSPEAEERLWSYVAQLSPALRRDVIRAFAVFFHLVNIAEQNHRIRRRREYLLKEGAQPNSIRDILLRLRERGVPPERVQTALYTLSLELVVTAHPTEAARRTTLESHRRIAALLARLDREDLTEDERERLEEDLFDEIVILWQTMELKEERPKVLDEVMHGLFYFDVTLWDALPEVHEMLAHELRRAYPEFRFEVPPVIRFGSWIGGDRDGNPHVTVDVTLETLRRHRELAVRKYLAQVEDLVMRLSPSADLVPVSPALIAQVDREEDHYLRDGYPWKGKREIYRRKLRIVAERLRRTERGEEGRYRGAEEFLQDLQQIARSMEAHHPKRRVPEALRKLIRQVELFGFHVASLDIREHSSRHERAVAAYLKAAGVADDYTRLPEEVKVELLSRLLRDPRPLRSAFYAYDPEAEEVFRVFAAVRELQEEYGREAVHTYIVSMATEPSDLLEVLLLAKEAGLVRLAADGTPESDIDVVPIFETIDDLRRAPQVMRELFLLSAYRDILRSRGDLQEVMVGYSDSSKDGGTLAANWYIYKAQVELAALGERFHVRFKFFHGRGGALGRGGAPLYRSILSRPLVLRGSGMKLTEQGEVLSDRYLLPEIALRSLEQAVAAMLAHYFADRLGEADEQNHPEWREAMEEIAATSLRRYRETVFGDPYFLRYFEETTPFEELQYFEIGSRPIRRRESRGFEDLRAIPWVFAWTQSRQLVPAWYASGEALASFLAREGGLERLREMYRRWPFFETLIDNLQMALIKADLGAARRYLRLARNPAEAERIFAEISRDYRLARSAILAITEQEDFLERSPTIRASIAFRNPHVDPLNVFQVMLLELLRRRREEGADPSELRALTQEVLFTIGGIAVGLRNTG, from the coding sequence GTGAATACGGAAGCGCTCGATGTCCGCCAGCAGCTTCTTCTGGAGGACGTCGCACGCCTGCGCGCGCGCCTCGAGGAAGTCCTCGCCTTTCATGGCGGCGAGGAGCTCGTGCGCGCCTTTCGGGAAATCCGCGCCCTCACTACGGAACTCCGGAACGCTCCGAGCCCGGAAGCCGAAGAACGCCTGTGGTCCTACGTCGCGCAGCTCTCTCCCGCGCTCCGCCGGGACGTGATCCGCGCCTTTGCCGTGTTCTTCCACCTCGTGAACATTGCGGAGCAAAACCACCGGATCCGCCGCCGGCGCGAGTACCTCCTCAAGGAGGGGGCACAGCCGAATTCCATTCGGGACATCCTCCTCCGGTTGCGCGAGCGGGGCGTACCGCCGGAACGCGTGCAGACGGCCCTGTACACGCTCTCCCTCGAACTTGTGGTCACCGCCCACCCGACGGAAGCCGCGCGCCGCACGACCCTGGAAAGCCACCGGCGCATCGCTGCGCTTCTTGCCCGCCTCGACCGCGAAGATCTCACGGAGGACGAGCGCGAGCGCCTCGAAGAGGACCTCTTCGACGAGATCGTGATCCTCTGGCAGACGATGGAACTCAAGGAGGAACGCCCCAAGGTATTGGACGAGGTCATGCACGGCCTCTTCTACTTCGACGTGACCTTGTGGGACGCTCTTCCCGAGGTGCACGAAATGCTGGCCCACGAGCTCCGCCGTGCCTATCCGGAATTTCGCTTTGAGGTACCTCCGGTGATCCGCTTTGGGTCGTGGATCGGAGGCGACCGCGACGGGAATCCGCACGTCACAGTGGACGTGACGCTGGAGACGCTCAGGCGCCACCGGGAGCTCGCCGTGCGAAAGTACCTCGCCCAGGTAGAAGACCTCGTCATGCGCCTGAGCCCGTCGGCCGACCTCGTTCCCGTGAGCCCGGCGCTCATCGCCCAGGTGGATAGAGAGGAAGACCACTACTTGAGGGACGGATACCCGTGGAAGGGGAAACGGGAAATCTACCGCCGGAAGCTCCGAATCGTCGCCGAGCGCCTCCGCCGCACGGAGCGCGGGGAAGAGGGGCGCTACCGCGGAGCCGAAGAGTTCTTGCAAGACCTCCAGCAGATCGCCCGGAGTATGGAGGCACATCACCCCAAGCGACGCGTCCCCGAAGCCCTGCGCAAGCTCATCCGTCAGGTGGAGCTCTTTGGTTTCCACGTCGCTTCGCTTGACATCCGGGAACACAGTTCCCGGCACGAACGCGCCGTGGCCGCCTACCTCAAGGCCGCCGGCGTCGCCGACGACTATACCCGGCTTCCCGAAGAGGTGAAGGTCGAGCTTCTCTCCCGCCTGCTTCGAGATCCTCGTCCTCTCCGTTCAGCGTTTTACGCCTACGATCCGGAGGCCGAGGAGGTGTTCCGCGTCTTTGCGGCCGTGCGCGAACTTCAAGAGGAGTACGGCCGCGAGGCGGTGCACACGTACATCGTGAGCATGGCCACCGAGCCGAGCGACCTTTTGGAGGTCCTCCTTCTCGCCAAGGAAGCGGGACTCGTGCGCCTCGCCGCCGACGGCACCCCCGAGAGCGACATCGACGTGGTTCCCATCTTCGAAACGATCGACGACCTCCGCCGCGCCCCCCAGGTCATGCGCGAGCTCTTCCTTCTTTCCGCGTATCGGGATATCCTAAGGTCGCGGGGCGATCTGCAGGAGGTCATGGTCGGGTACTCCGACTCGAGCAAGGACGGCGGTACGCTCGCGGCAAACTGGTACATCTACAAGGCGCAGGTCGAGCTCGCCGCCTTGGGTGAGCGCTTCCACGTGCGCTTCAAGTTTTTCCACGGACGCGGGGGTGCGCTGGGGCGGGGAGGGGCTCCGCTGTACCGGAGCATCCTTTCGCGGCCCCTCGTCCTCCGCGGCTCGGGAATGAAGCTCACCGAGCAGGGAGAGGTGCTTTCCGACCGCTACCTTCTCCCGGAAATTGCCCTTCGCAGCTTGGAGCAGGCGGTGGCGGCGATGCTCGCCCACTACTTTGCCGATCGCCTGGGCGAAGCCGACGAGCAAAACCATCCCGAATGGCGCGAGGCGATGGAGGAGATCGCCGCCACGTCCCTTCGCCGCTACCGCGAGACGGTCTTCGGGGACCCGTACTTCCTCCGCTACTTCGAAGAGACGACGCCTTTCGAGGAGCTTCAGTACTTTGAAATTGGGTCGCGCCCCATCCGCCGTCGCGAGAGCCGGGGGTTTGAAGACCTGCGGGCGATACCCTGGGTCTTCGCCTGGACGCAGAGCCGTCAGCTCGTCCCCGCTTGGTATGCCTCCGGAGAAGCGCTCGCCTCCTTTCTCGCCCGTGAGGGAGGCCTCGAGCGGCTCCGAGAGATGTACCGCCGCTGGCCGTTTTTCGAGACCCTCATCGACAACTTGCAGATGGCCCTCATCAAGGCCGACCTCGGCGCGGCGCGCCGCTACCTTCGCCTTGCGCGGAATCCCGCGGAGGCAGAGCGGATCTTCGCCGAGATCTCCCGCGACTACCGGCTCGCGCGGTCGGCAATTCTCGCCATCACCGAGCAGGAGGACTTCCTCGAGCGTTCGCCGACCATCCGCGCCTCCATCGCCTTTCGGAACCCGCACGTCGATCCTCTGAACGTGTTCCAGGTCATGCTCCTCGAGCTCCTCCGTCGCCGGCGCGAAGAGGGAGCCGATCCCTCGGAACTCCGTGCCCTCACGCAGGAAGTTCTCTTCACCATCGGGGGCATCGCCGTGGGCCTGCGGAACACGGGGTAG
- a CDS encoding D-alanyl-D-alanine carboxypeptidase: MAPGIWAILLFLLLLAGCTEKDSTPSALSSPPSDTSSGDPRRDLPPPPPPQTSVPDDRENPRDPSPSEPPAPPPGQTPPPEPPPKPSTPPPQSSPASPTIVPPAERESILVLVNAERRLPQGYRPPDLVRVSVRSAWGDERALLRREAAQAVEALFRDAQAAGFHPLLVSGFRSYELQATLYGNPAGEPRIYSVAPPGASEHQTGLAADILEEGRGMDATFANTPFGQWLAAHAPEYGFVLRYPRGKEHVTRVVFEPWHFRYVGREAALEMARTGEVLEEYLARRAPVSGQAP, from the coding sequence GTGGCGCCGGGGATATGGGCGATCCTCCTTTTCCTCCTTTTGCTTGCAGGTTGTACCGAGAAGGATTCGACTCCTTCCGCGCTGTCGTCTCCCCCTTCCGATACCTCTTCGGGCGATCCGCGCCGAGATCTTCCGCCGCCTCCCCCTCCGCAAACCTCGGTTCCCGACGATCGGGAAAACCCACGGGACCCGTCGCCTTCCGAGCCACCTGCGCCTCCCCCCGGGCAAACTCCGCCCCCGGAACCGCCTCCGAAGCCTTCAACTCCGCCGCCGCAAAGTTCTCCCGCTTCGCCCACGATCGTCCCACCGGCGGAACGGGAGAGCATCCTCGTCCTCGTAAACGCCGAGCGCCGCCTTCCCCAAGGGTATCGCCCGCCGGACCTCGTGCGCGTGAGCGTGCGGAGCGCCTGGGGGGACGAGCGGGCGCTCCTGAGAAGGGAGGCGGCCCAGGCCGTCGAAGCGCTCTTTCGCGACGCCCAGGCGGCCGGCTTTCACCCCCTCCTCGTCTCCGGCTTCCGCTCCTACGAGCTTCAAGCCACGCTGTACGGGAACCCGGCAGGGGAGCCCCGCATCTACAGCGTGGCGCCTCCGGGGGCGAGCGAACACCAGACGGGGCTTGCGGCGGACATTCTGGAAGAAGGTCGCGGCATGGATGCCACGTTTGCCAACACTCCCTTTGGGCAGTGGCTCGCAGCGCACGCGCCGGAGTACGGGTTTGTCCTCCGCTACCCTCGGGGCAAGGAACACGTGACGCGCGTGGTGTTCGAGCCTTGGCACTTTCGGTACGTGGGGCGCGAGGCGGCCTTGGAAATGGCGCGAACGGGGGAGGTGTTGGAGGAGTACCTCGCCCGACGCGCTCCGGTCTCCGGGCAGGCGCCCTAG
- a CDS encoding putative peroxiredoxin: MEEFVRIGDRFPEMEVLTTQGTFRLPEHFRGRWFVLFSHPGDFTPVCTSEFLSFERHINEFRRMNTELIGLSVDEVYAHLKWLEWIQQKFGIPITFPVIADPLGRVASRLGMLPREGTATVRSVFVVDEAGTVRLILNYPAEVGRNIPEIVRAVRALRLATSLHVSTPANWPQNEIIGAQIFLPPPRTGEEIRERYEQMKKGEIQCFDWWMCVAQAQDEKKAPPTKRTDAASTSP; the protein is encoded by the coding sequence ATGGAGGAATTCGTGCGTATCGGCGACCGCTTCCCCGAGATGGAAGTTCTCACGACACAGGGAACCTTTCGGCTCCCCGAACACTTCCGCGGCCGGTGGTTCGTGCTCTTCAGCCACCCAGGGGACTTCACCCCCGTGTGCACGAGCGAATTCCTCTCCTTCGAGCGCCACATCAACGAATTTCGCCGCATGAATACGGAGCTCATCGGCCTCTCCGTCGACGAAGTGTACGCCCACCTGAAGTGGCTCGAGTGGATCCAACAGAAGTTCGGGATCCCGATCACCTTTCCCGTAATCGCGGATCCCCTGGGACGCGTGGCGAGCCGCCTGGGCATGTTGCCGCGCGAGGGCACCGCCACCGTCCGCTCCGTCTTCGTCGTGGACGAAGCGGGGACCGTCCGCCTCATCCTGAACTATCCCGCAGAGGTAGGACGCAACATCCCGGAGATCGTCCGCGCGGTACGCGCTCTGCGCCTAGCCACCAGCCTACACGTCTCCACCCCGGCAAACTGGCCGCAAAACGAAATCATCGGCGCCCAAATCTTCCTCCCACCGCCGCGGACGGGCGAGGAAATCCGCGAGCGCTACGAGCAGATGAAAAAAGGCGAGATTCAGTGCTTTGACTGGTGGATGTGCGTGGCACAGGCCCAGGACGAAAAAAAGGCGCCCCCGACCAAGCGGACGGACGCAGCCTCGACCTCTCCGTAG
- a CDS encoding putative dNTP triphosphohydrolase, producing the protein MRAIRDPLHDLIVFADEDAFLFDLVDTPAFQRLHHIRQLGLSFFVYPGAQHTRFLHSLGVAHLMRRVLDRFREDRAELRSRSPEDREAIEALLERRKVALAAALLHDVGHGPFSHALEDAVHTPHEVWSAAVVRHDAAVRDVLERAGSSPHKGGIDLPEAVARILERPHGPAAPAEEPGEVALRKLLASQLDVDRMDYLVRDAYMTGAHYGRFDLPWLIHSLRLGRVHGAIEVGLDREKGVSIAEDFFMARYYMYKHVYLHKTTRGAEILARSLFRRARDLALRGMYKGDGPLVAFLRGDLRPERPEDVATYLSLTDESVWAFVSDVRRTCRDPVLRKLAEDLWARRPMRGLDVEEDDDPTAPEVSPSKASEGGEFPRVYILFRDAFLEELRRRNPPSLSGWSEEEVREYAVAYDSTDTVPYKDTFFSPGKNGKAAGAEDLHVYVYDRRGEAKPLSEVSLLLQVLTNRPLTQRRIYVLREFSELAAEIWEKIRRKGPTSRGSKEVNS; encoded by the coding sequence GTGCGGGCGATTCGCGATCCGCTGCACGACCTCATCGTCTTTGCCGACGAAGACGCCTTCCTCTTCGACCTCGTGGATACGCCCGCCTTTCAGCGGTTGCATCACATCCGCCAGCTTGGGCTGTCGTTCTTCGTCTATCCCGGAGCCCAGCACACGCGTTTTCTTCATTCCCTCGGCGTGGCGCACCTCATGCGCCGCGTTCTCGACCGCTTTCGCGAGGACCGGGCGGAACTCCGATCGCGCTCTCCCGAGGACCGCGAGGCCATCGAGGCTCTGCTCGAGCGACGAAAGGTAGCCCTCGCCGCTGCGCTCCTTCACGACGTCGGACACGGCCCGTTTTCGCACGCCTTGGAGGACGCCGTACACACGCCGCACGAAGTGTGGAGTGCGGCGGTGGTCCGCCACGATGCGGCCGTGCGCGATGTCCTCGAGCGCGCGGGTTCTTCTCCGCACAAGGGGGGAATCGACCTCCCCGAGGCCGTCGCGCGCATCCTCGAACGCCCGCACGGTCCTGCCGCTCCCGCGGAGGAACCCGGAGAGGTCGCCCTGCGGAAGCTTTTGGCGAGCCAGCTCGACGTAGACCGCATGGACTACCTCGTCCGCGACGCCTACATGACGGGGGCGCACTACGGGCGCTTTGACCTGCCTTGGCTCATCCACTCGCTCCGATTGGGACGCGTGCACGGCGCCATCGAGGTTGGCCTCGACCGCGAAAAGGGCGTGAGCATCGCGGAAGACTTCTTCATGGCTCGATACTATATGTATAAGCACGTTTACCTCCACAAGACAACCCGCGGCGCGGAAATCCTCGCGCGTTCGCTCTTTCGCCGAGCGCGGGACCTCGCCCTGCGGGGGATGTATAAGGGGGATGGGCCGCTCGTCGCCTTCCTCCGTGGGGATTTGCGTCCGGAACGTCCCGAAGACGTCGCAACGTATCTCTCCCTCACGGACGAGAGCGTATGGGCGTTTGTAAGCGACGTACGCCGTACGTGCCGCGATCCGGTTCTCCGGAAGCTCGCGGAAGATCTTTGGGCCAGGCGGCCCATGCGCGGGCTGGACGTCGAAGAGGACGACGACCCCACCGCGCCTGAGGTTTCCCCTTCGAAGGCGTCCGAAGGGGGTGAGTTTCCCCGCGTTTACATCCTCTTCCGCGACGCCTTTCTCGAGGAACTCCGCCGCCGCAACCCCCCTTCCCTTTCCGGATGGAGTGAGGAGGAGGTCCGGGAGTACGCCGTAGCCTACGATTCCACGGATACGGTTCCGTACAAGGATACCTTCTTTTCCCCGGGAAAGAACGGGAAGGCGGCAGGTGCCGAAGACCTCCACGTCTACGTGTACGATCGGAGGGGGGAGGCGAAACCGCTTTCGGAAGTGTCCCTTCTCCTTCAAGTGCTCACGAACCGCCCGCTCACCCAGCGGCGCATTTACGTCCTTCGGGAGTTTTCCGAACTTGCCGCGGAGATCTGGGAAAAGATACGGCGGAAGGGTCCGACCTCTCGCGGTTCCAAGGAGGTGAACTCGTGA
- a CDS encoding tRNA-specific 2-thiouridylase MnmA: MKSGSGWVAVALSGGVDSSVVAYLLRREGYDVRGVHMRNWDAPCAGTCGGNAFADVRRVGEFLGVPVEEVRFVEAFRERVLAPVLDAYRKGFTPNPDVLCNREIKFGLLLEYVLARGAEFLATGHYARLLPHPRRAGALALYKGVDETKDQSYFLYALSPDVLSFLRFPLGTWRKREVRALARSVGLPTAEKPDSVGLCFVGREVDMLPFLRAFLPEAPGEIRDVDDGEVLGVHEGVHFYTHGQRKGLRLGGRGREKRGPWYVAAKDVERQILYVAQGREHPSLFASGVEAEEVVWTAGEIPAPGVRLAARTRYRQREAEVVILAADENRVTLRFAKPQWAVTPGQALVLYEGEMVVGGATIVNVERPFFAGRPFGPLV; encoded by the coding sequence TTGAAGAGCGGAAGTGGCTGGGTCGCCGTCGCCCTTTCCGGAGGGGTGGATTCCTCCGTCGTCGCGTACCTTCTGCGCAGGGAAGGGTACGACGTTCGAGGCGTGCACATGCGCAACTGGGATGCTCCGTGCGCCGGCACGTGCGGCGGGAACGCCTTTGCCGACGTCCGCCGCGTAGGGGAGTTTCTCGGCGTACCCGTCGAAGAAGTGCGCTTTGTGGAAGCCTTCCGCGAACGCGTCCTCGCGCCGGTCCTCGACGCCTATCGGAAGGGCTTTACTCCGAATCCCGACGTCCTCTGCAACCGCGAGATCAAGTTCGGCCTCCTTCTCGAGTACGTCCTTGCGCGGGGAGCCGAATTTCTCGCGACGGGGCACTACGCGCGCCTTCTCCCTCACCCGCGAAGAGCCGGGGCCCTCGCCCTCTACAAGGGTGTCGATGAGACAAAGGACCAGTCGTACTTTCTCTACGCGCTTTCGCCCGATGTGCTTTCCTTTCTCCGCTTCCCCTTGGGCACGTGGCGGAAGCGCGAGGTTCGCGCCCTTGCCCGTTCCGTAGGGCTTCCGACGGCGGAAAAACCGGACTCCGTAGGGCTTTGCTTCGTCGGTCGGGAAGTAGACATGCTCCCTTTCTTGCGCGCCTTTCTCCCGGAAGCTCCGGGTGAAATCCGGGACGTAGACGACGGGGAAGTCCTCGGCGTGCACGAGGGCGTGCATTTCTACACCCACGGCCAGCGGAAGGGACTTCGCCTTGGCGGGCGCGGTCGGGAGAAGCGAGGACCTTGGTACGTCGCCGCCAAAGACGTGGAGCGGCAAATTCTCTACGTCGCCCAGGGACGAGAGCATCCCTCCCTCTTCGCCTCCGGTGTGGAAGCGGAAGAGGTTGTGTGGACCGCCGGAGAGATCCCCGCTCCCGGGGTGCGCCTCGCCGCGCGTACGCGCTACCGCCAGCGGGAGGCAGAGGTCGTAATCCTCGCCGCCGACGAAAACCGCGTAACCCTTCGCTTTGCGAAACCGCAGTGGGCGGTCACGCCGGGGCAGGCCCTCGTCCTCTACGAGGGCGAGATGGTCGTGGGCGGGGCGACGATCGTCAACGTAGAGCGCCCCTTTTTTGCCGGTCGCCCCTTCGGCCCACTCGTGTAG